The Peromyscus leucopus breed LL Stock unplaced genomic scaffold, UCI_PerLeu_2.1 scaffold_1521, whole genome shotgun sequence genome includes the window AACAGTCCTGTGTTCTACCCAGTCCAATACTTTGCTCATATTCAGGAGAATGAGCCTGGAGGTAGCTATGTTACCACAGTGTCTGCTACTGACCCAGACATGGGTCCCAATGGAACTGTTCAGTACAGTATCTCAGCTGGGGACAGGTCGAGGTTTCAGATTAATGCTAAGAGCGGGGTTATTTCTACAAGAATGGCcctagacagagaagagaaaacagccTACCAGCTGCAAATAGTGGCCACCGACAGGGGCAATTTACAGTCTCCTAACCAGGCCATAGTAACAGTCACGGTGTTAGATACACAAGACAACCCACCTGTATTCAGCCAGGCTGCTTACAGCTTCGTGGTCTTTGAGAATGTGGCCCTAGGGTACCACGTGGGCAGTGTTTCTGCCACCACCATGGACCTCAATGCCAACATTAGCTATCTCATCACTACTGGGGACCAGAGAGGTATGTTTGCTATGAATCCTGTCACAGGGCAGCTGACCACAGCAAGTGTGATTGATAGGGAAGAGCAGTCTTTTTATCAACTGAGAGTCCTGGCCAGTGGGGGAGCAGTAAGGGGAGACACCGTGGTTAACATCACAGTGAAAGACTTGAATGATAAtgctccccacttcctccaggcaGTAGAAAGCATAAACGCAGTGGAGAACTGGCAGGCAGGACATAGCATCTTCCAGGCCAAAGCCGTGGACCCTGATGAGGGTGTCAATGGCAGGGTGCTCTACAGCCTGAAGCAGAACCCCAAGAAGCTGTTCGCTATCAATGAGCAGAATGGTAACATCAGTCTGCTGGCTCCACTGGATGTCCACGCTGGCTCATACCAGGTAGAAATCTTGGCCTCTGATATGGGTGTCCCCCAGCTCTCCTCCAGCATCATTCTGACAGTTTATGTCCATGACGTAAATGACAACCCACCAGTGTTTGACCAGATTTCCTATGAGGTCACACTTTCTGAGTCGGAGCCTGTGAATTCTCGATTCTTTAAAGTGCAAGCTTCTGATAAAGATTCTGGGGCAAATGGGGAAATAGCGTACACTATCACAGATGGGAATACTGGGGATGCCTTTGGCATATTCCCAGATGGCCAGTTGTACATCAAAAGTGAATTGGACCGTGAACTTCAGGAGAGATATGTGTTATTGGTTGTTGCCTCTGACCGGGCAGTGGAGCCCCTAAGTGCTACTGTGAATGTCACTGTGATTTTAGAAGATGTGAATGACAACAGGCCTTTGTTTAATAGTACCAATTACACATTCTACTTCGAAGAGGAGCAGAGGGCCCGGTCATTCGTAGGCAAGGTCAGTGCGGTGGACAAAGACTTCGGGCCTAATGGGGAGGTAAGGTATGCTTTTGAGGTGGCACAGCCTGATTTTGAGTTGCATGCTGTCACTGGGGAACTCACCAACACTCACAAGTTTGACAGGGAGTCACTCATGAGGAGGCAGGGGACAGCAGTCTTCAGCTTCACAGTGATAGCCACAGATCAGGGcctccctcagcctctcaagGAGCAGGCCACCGTGCATGTCTACATGAAGGACATCAATGACAATGCCCCCAAGTTTCTAAAAGACTTTTACCAAGCTACCGTGTCAGAGACGGCGACCAATCTGACCCAGGTCTTACGGGTGTCTGCCTCAGACGTGGATGAAGGAAATAACGGCCTCATTCACTACTCTATCCTCAAAGGAAACGAAGAAAGACAGTTCACCATAGACAAGTTCTCTGGTCAGGTGGCTCTTGTAGGTAAGTTAGACTATGAGGCGACCCCGGCCTATTCCCTCCTCATCCAGGCAGTGGATTCAGGGGCCATCTCCCTCAACTCAACCTGTACTCTAAGTATTGACATTTTGGATGAAAATGACAACACGCCCTCGTTCCCGAAGTCAACACTATTTGTGGATGTCTTGGAAAACATGAGGATTGGTGAACTGGTGTCCTCTGTTACTGCCACTGATTCTGACTCGGGTGTCAATGCAGACTTACACTACACCATCACAGGATCAAACAACCATGGGACCTTTAGTATTAGCCCAAACACTGGGAGTATCTTTCTTGCCAAGAAGTTGgactttgagacacagtctctatATAAATTAAACATCACAGCAAAAGACCAAGGGCGACCTCCTCGGTCATCCACAATGTCAGTGGTGATTCATGTGAGGGACTTCAATGACAACCCCCCAAGCTTTCCTCCGGGAGACATTTTTAAGTCTATAGTGGAGAACATCCCTCTTGGTACATCTGTCATTTCTGTGACAGCGCATGACCCAGATGCGGATATCAATGGGCAGCTGTCTTACGCCATCATTCAACAGATGCCCCGAGGCAACCACTTCAGCATAGATGAGGTCAAAGGAACCATCTACACCAGTGCTGAGATAGACCGGGAATTTGCCAATCTCTTTGAATTAACAGTAAAAGCCAACGACCAAGCTGTGCCGATAGAAACTAGGAGGTATGCTTTGAAAAATGTGACCATTTTGGTGACAGACCTCAATGACAATGTCCCGATGTTTATATCACAAAAAGCCCTGGCTGCAGATCCTTCAGCCATGATCGGTTCTGTCTTGACTACCATCATGGCTGCAGACCCTGATGAAGGCGCTAATGGTGAGGTGGAGTATGAAATAGTCAATGGAGACACAGAAACCTTCACTGTGGATCGCTACAGTGGAGACCTTCGTGTGGCTTCTGCATTAGTGCCTTCACAGCTCATCTACAACTTCATAGTATCAGCCACAGACCTGGGCCCAGAGAGGAGGAAGTCAACCACGGAATTGACCGTCATCCTCCAGGGCCTCGATGGGCCGGTTTTCACACAGAACAAATACATGACCATCTTGAAGGAAGGGGAGCCCATTGGTACCAATGTCATATCCATAGAAGCAGCTAGCCCCAGAGGGTCAGAAGCTCCAGTGGAATATTACATCGTTTCTGTTCACTGTGAAGAAAAGACTGTTGGACGTCTCTTTACCATTGGACGGCAGACTGGTGTCATTCAAACTGCAGCCATTTTGGACCGGGAGCAGGGAACATTTCTCTACCTGGTGGATGTTTATGCCATAGAGATGTCATCTGCCTTTCCCAGGACACAGAGAGCAGAGGTGAGAGCTTGGATTCCTTTATTATCTGCTCTGAGTGGGCTTTTTCTAAATGTCTTTGTCATTGTGATTACTCTCTATGATTTAACTGTGTTTTCATGGCTATGTTTATAAACAGGGACAACTTAGAAAACATTGTCACACACTGACAGTTTCAGGAAAATGCAGCTATAATCCAGGTTACAATAAATAatgaacttttttaaaataatgaatgttcCTTAATTGCAACCATGAGTGTAAGGTTACTGACAGAGCACTTGCCATTTGCAGAAGTAATTAAAGCCCATTCGTGTGAGCAGAGGCACTGTACTCACATAGACCTCTCTCAGTAAGGAAATCTGTTCCAAGGTG containing:
- the LOC114689127 gene encoding protocadherin Fat 4-like, whose product is MGPNGTVQYSISAGDRSRFQINAKSGVISTRMALDREEKTAYQLQIVATDRGNLQSPNQAIVTVTVLDTQDNPPVFSQAAYSFVVFENVALGYHVGSVSATTMDLNANISYLITTGDQRGMFAMNPVTGQLTTASVIDREEQSFYQLRVLASGGAVRGDTVVNITVKDLNDNAPHFLQAVESINAVENWQAGHSIFQAKAVDPDEGVNGRVLYSLKQNPKKLFAINEQNGNISLLAPLDVHAGSYQVEILASDMGVPQLSSSIILTVYVHDVNDNPPVFDQISYEVTLSESEPVNSRFFKVQASDKDSGANGEIAYTITDGNTGDAFGIFPDGQLYIKSELDRELQERYVLLVVASDRAVEPLSATVNVTVILEDVNDNRPLFNSTNYTFYFEEEQRARSFVGKVSAVDKDFGPNGEVRYAFEVAQPDFELHAVTGELTNTHKFDRESLMRRQGTAVFSFTVIATDQGLPQPLKEQATVHVYMKDINDNAPKFLKDFYQATVSETATNLTQVLRVSASDVDEGNNGLIHYSILKGNEERQFTIDKFSGQVALVGKLDYEATPAYSLLIQAVDSGAISLNSTCTLSIDILDENDNTPSFPKSTLFVDVLENMRIGELVSSVTATDSDSGVNADLHYTITGSNNHGTFSISPNTGSIFLAKKLDFETQSLYKLNITAKDQGRPPRSSTMSVVIHVRDFNDNPPSFPPGDIFKSIVENIPLGTSVISVTAHDPDADINGQLSYAIIQQMPRGNHFSIDEVKGTIYTSAEIDREFANLFELTVKANDQAVPIETRRYALKNVTILVTDLNDNVPMFISQKALAADPDEGANGEVEYEIVNGDTETFTVDRYSGDLRVASALVPSQLIYNFIVSATDLGPERRKSTTELTVILQGLDGPVFTQNKYMTILKEGEPIGTNVISIEAASPRGSEAPVEYYIVSVHCEEKTVGRLFTIGRQTGVIQTAAILDREQGTFLYLVDVYAIEMSSAFPRTQRAEVRAWIPLLSALSGLFLNVFVIVITLYDLTVFSWLCL